Proteins found in one Zea mays cultivar B73 chromosome 1, Zm-B73-REFERENCE-NAM-5.0, whole genome shotgun sequence genomic segment:
- the LOC541637 gene encoding nicotianamine synthase 2: MEAQNVEVAALVKKIADLHADITKLPSLSPSPDVNALFTSLVMACVPPSTVDVTKLSPDSQRMREELIRLCSDAEGHLEAHYADMLAAFDNPLDHLGRFPYFSNYINLSKLEYDLLVRYIPGLAPSRVAFVGSGPLPFSSLVLAARHLPNTTFDNYDRCAAANDRARKLVRADKDLNARMSFHTVDVANLTDDLGKYDVVFLAALVGMAAEDKAKVVAHLGRHMADGAALVVRSAHGARGFLYPIVDPEDIRRGGFDVLTVYHPDDEVINSVIIARKIDAHTNTEVSALVQKITGLHAAINKLPSLSPSPDVDALFTELVMACVPPSPVDVTKLGTDAQRMREELIRLCCDAEGHLEAHYADMLAAFDNPLDHLGRFPYFNNYVNLSKLEYDLLVRYVTGIAPSRIAFVGSDPLPFSSLVLASRHLPNVMFDNYDRCAAANDRARKLVRADEGLRKQMFFHTADVANLTDELRKYDVVFLAALVGMAAEDKAKVVAHLGRHMVDGAALVVRSAHGARGFLYPIVDPEDIRRGGFDVLAVYHPDDEVINSVIVARKINAHVKGLQDGHAHARGAVPIVSPPCKCCKMVANTLHQKREEMATA, from the coding sequence ATGGAGGCCCAGAACGTGGAGGTTGCTGCCCTGGTGAAGAAGATCGCGGACCTCCACGCCGACATCACCAAGCTGCCGTCGCTGAGCCCGTCCCCCGACGTCAACGCGCTATTCACCAGCCTCGTCATGGCCTGCGTCCCGCCGAGCACTGTCGACGTGACCAAGCTCAGCCCGGACTCCCAGAGGATGCGGGAGGAGCTCATTCGCCTCTGCTCCGACGCCGAGGGCCACCTCGAGGCGCACTACGCCGACATGCTGGCCGCCTTCGACAACCCGCTCGACCATCTCGGCCGCTTCCCATACTTTAGCAACTACATCAACCTGAGCAAGCTAGAGTACGACCTCCTGGTCCGCTACATCCCGGGTCTCGCGCCTTCCCGCGTCGCCTTCGTCGGGTCAGGCCCCTTGCCGTTCAGCTCGCTCGTGCTCGCCGCCCGCCACCTGCCCAACACGACATTCGACAACTACGACCGGTGCGCCGCCGCCAACGACCGTGCGCGGAAGCTGGTCCGCGCGGACAAGGACCTGAACGCGCGCATGTCCTTCCACACGGTGGACGTAGCCAACCTGACAGATGACCTCGGCAAGTACGACGTCGTCTTCCTTGCCGCGCTCGTCGGCATGGCGGCCGAGGACAAGGCCAAGGTGGTCGCGCACCTTGGCAGGCACATGGCGGACGGAGCGGCTCTCGTCGTGCGGAGCGCGCACGGGGCTCGCGGGTTCCTATACCCGATCGTGGATCCCGAGGACATCCGTCGTGGCGGGTTTGACGTTCTGACGGTGTACCACCCGGACGATGAGGTGATCAACTCTGTCATCATCGCGCGTAAGATCGACGCCCATACAAACACGGAGGTTTCTGCTCTGGTGCAGAAGATAACTGGCCTCCACGCCGCTATCAACAAGCTGCCATCGCTGAGCCCATCCCCCGACGTCGACGCGCTGTTCACCGAGCTCGTCATGGCCTGCGTCCCACCGAGCCCCGTCGACGTGACCAAGCTCGGCACGGACGCGCAGAGGATGCGGGAGGAGCTCATCCGCCTCTGCTGCGACGCCGAGGGCCACCTCGAGGCGCACTATGCCGACATGCTCGCCGCCTTCGACAACCCGCTTGACCATCTCGGTCGCTTCCCTTACTTCAACAACTACGTCAACCTGAGCAAGTTGGAGTACGACCTCCTGGTCCGCTATGTCACGGGCATCGCACCTTCCAGAATCGCCTTCGTCGGGTCCGACCCCCTGCCGTTCAGCTCGCTCGTGCTCGCCTCCCGCCACCTGCCGAACGTGATGTTCGACAACTACGACCGGTGCGCCGCTGCCAACGACCGTGCACGAAAGCTGGTCCGCGCGGACGAGGGCCTGCGCAAGCAAATGTTCTTCCACACCGCCGACGTCGCCAACCTCACGGACGAGCTCCGCAAGTACGACGTGGTCTTCCTGGCCGCGCTCGTCGGCATGGCGGCCGAGGACAAGGCCAAGGTGGTTGCGCACCTTGGCAGACACATGGTGGATGGAGCGGCTCTCGTCGTGCGGAGCGCCCACGGGGCTCGAGGGTTCCTGTACCCGATCGTCGATCCTGAGGACATCCGTCGCGGTGGCTTCGACGTGCTTGCCGTGTACCACCCGGACGACGAAGTCATTAACTCCGTCATCGTCGCGCGCAAGATCAACGCCCACGTGAAGGGGCTTCAGGATGGACACGCGCATGCGCGCGGTGCGGTGCCGATAGTGAGCCCGCCATGCAAGTGCTGCAAGATGGTGGCGAACACGCTCCACCAAAAGAGGGAGGAGATGGCAACGGCGTAG